One Planktothrix tepida PCC 9214 DNA window includes the following coding sequences:
- a CDS encoding LysR family transcriptional regulator: MSDLPFTLDQLRILKAIAAEGSFKRAADSLYVSQPAVSLQVQNLERQLNVPLFDRGGRRAQLTEAGHLLLSYGEKVLSLCQETCRAIDDLQNLRGGTLIIGASQTTGTYLLPRMIGLFREKYPDVSVQLHVHSTRRTAWSVVNGQIDLAIVGGEIAPELAQALEIVPYAEDELALIVPTSHEFAQQETILKEDLYQLKFITLDSQSTIRKVIDQVLTRCGIDTTQLKLEMELSSIEAIKNAVQSGLGVAFVSTSAIEKELQMGVIQSVKIDQVIVKRTLSVIYNPNRYRSKAAEAFTNEILPKFASPNFNQHSIDIQHPLDYTALPLSD, encoded by the coding sequence ATGTCTGACCTTCCATTCACTTTAGATCAGTTACGCATTCTCAAAGCCATTGCGGCTGAAGGCAGCTTTAAACGCGCTGCTGATAGCTTGTACGTCTCCCAACCGGCTGTCAGTCTCCAGGTACAAAATCTGGAACGACAGTTAAATGTACCCTTATTTGATCGCGGGGGACGTCGCGCTCAACTGACCGAAGCAGGTCATCTGCTCCTCAGTTATGGTGAAAAAGTCTTGTCCCTGTGTCAAGAAACCTGTCGCGCCATTGACGATTTACAAAATCTGCGAGGGGGAACTTTGATCATTGGGGCGTCTCAAACCACCGGAACCTATTTGCTCCCCCGGATGATCGGTTTATTTCGGGAAAAATACCCCGATGTTTCGGTACAGTTACACGTTCATTCGACACGACGCACCGCTTGGAGTGTGGTGAATGGACAAATTGACCTAGCGATAGTGGGGGGTGAAATTGCCCCGGAACTGGCTCAGGCGTTGGAAATTGTTCCCTATGCTGAGGATGAACTGGCGTTGATTGTTCCAACTTCCCATGAATTTGCCCAACAAGAAACCATTCTCAAAGAGGATTTATATCAGTTAAAATTCATTACTTTGGATTCTCAATCCACCATTCGTAAAGTCATTGATCAAGTTTTAACGCGGTGTGGAATTGATACCACCCAGCTTAAATTAGAAATGGAACTGAGTTCTATTGAAGCGATTAAAAATGCCGTTCAGTCGGGATTAGGGGTCGCGTTCGTGTCTACCTCTGCCATTGAAAAAGAATTGCAAATGGGAGTGATCCAAAGCGTTAAAATTGATCAAGTCATTGTTAAACGAACTTTATCTGTGATTTATAATCCCAATCGCTATCGATCAAAGGCGGCTGAAGCGTTTACCAATGAAATTTTACCTAAATTTGCCAGCCCTAACTTTAACCAACATTCTATTGATATCCAGCATCCTCTGGACTATACGGCATTGCCTTTATCGGATTAA
- a CDS encoding LysR family transcriptional regulator, with the protein MTDVPFTLDQLRILKAIAAEGSFKRAADSLYVSQPAISLQVQNLERQLSVPLFDRGGRRAKLTEAGHLLLNYGEKILSLCQETCRAIEDLQNLQGGTLIVGASQTTGTYLLPRMIGLFREKYPDVAVQLHVHSTRRTAWSVSNGQIDLAIIGGEVPPELQDALTIQPYVEDELALIIPPSHPFAQLNTIQKEDLYQLQFIALDSQSTIRKVIDQVLTRCEIDPRCLKVEMELNSIEAIKNTVQAGLGAAFVSTSAIEKELQMNVLHRVMIEDVVVKRMLSVIVNPNRYQSKAAEAFSRDILPLFTPEDWMLNTQEVSQNAAKKSTAFDTFIPPSDLNDPQEPEL; encoded by the coding sequence ATGACAGATGTTCCTTTTACCTTAGATCAATTACGCATTCTCAAAGCGATCGCGGCTGAGGGAAGTTTTAAGCGAGCCGCGGATAGTTTATATGTGTCTCAACCCGCCATTAGTTTACAAGTGCAAAATTTAGAACGACAGTTAAGTGTTCCTTTATTTGATCGGGGAGGACGAAGAGCAAAATTAACAGAAGCCGGACATCTACTTTTGAATTATGGCGAAAAAATCCTGAGTTTATGTCAGGAAACCTGCCGCGCGATCGAGGATTTACAAAATCTTCAAGGCGGAACATTAATTGTGGGTGCATCCCAAACCACCGGAACCTATTTACTCCCACGCATGATTGGATTATTTCGCGAAAAATATCCTGATGTGGCGGTACAGTTACACGTTCATTCAACTCGAAGAACGGCTTGGAGTGTATCGAATGGACAAATTGATTTAGCGATTATTGGGGGAGAAGTTCCACCGGAATTACAAGATGCGTTAACGATTCAACCTTATGTTGAAGATGAATTAGCCTTAATTATTCCTCCGTCCCATCCCTTCGCCCAATTAAATACAATTCAAAAAGAAGATTTGTATCAACTACAATTTATTGCTTTGGATTCTCAGTCAACCATTCGCAAAGTCATTGATCAAGTTTTAACCCGATGTGAAATTGACCCCCGTTGTCTGAAAGTGGAAATGGAGTTAAATTCTATTGAAGCGATTAAAAATACGGTACAAGCGGGATTAGGGGCTGCATTTGTTTCGACTTCGGCGATTGAAAAAGAACTACAAATGAACGTTTTACACCGAGTTATGATTGAAGATGTTGTGGTCAAACGAATGCTTTCAGTTATTGTTAATCCTAATCGCTATCAATCCAAGGCGGCTGAAGCCTTTAGTCGGGATATTTTACCTTTATTTACCCCCGAAGATTGGATGTTAAACACTCAAGAGGTTTCTCAAAATGCAGCTAAAAAATCGACAGCGTTTGACACCTTTATTCCCCCTTCCGATTTAAACGATCCCCAGGAACCAGAACTTTAA
- a CDS encoding serine/threonine-protein kinase, whose amino-acid sequence MKIYCTRPGCLGADRNNFIDLEDQMTLKTVQQKFCTTCGMPLILDGRYLPERLLGKGGFGTAFLAKDRRSPTLKYCVVKQFQPSSDFNSQQLATAQMLFEREAHVLEQLGNTHPQIPDLFAYFPLEAPGWHSSKPQQFFYIVQEYINGENLETELAAKGQFSEAEVQEVLEEILKILEFVHDHDVIHRDIKPSNIMRDYQGRLHLLDFGAVKQVTQSPGGTSTGIYSLGFAPPEQMRGYTVFPSTDLYALAATCLVLLTGKEPQELFDSYSDQWRWKQFVSVSDELAAILDKMLLPTPSDRFGSAPQVLSALNPPSILAIPQPSPVPSPVVSPRTTQLQPAVSNRFASPLELLSGAAFTGFELGVFSCLGFALFKVFNINPILLLVLILVGLSGLILAQYHHWIERGIDFIIIPFISIGILYFILLKLKFYLILIIVPLITAIFAVAVTALFRLVYLILQRIL is encoded by the coding sequence ATGAAAATTTACTGTACTCGTCCAGGTTGTTTGGGTGCTGATCGCAATAATTTTATAGATTTAGAGGATCAAATGACCCTCAAAACGGTGCAGCAAAAATTTTGTACAACCTGTGGAATGCCGTTAATTTTAGATGGTCGGTATCTCCCAGAAAGATTATTAGGAAAAGGGGGATTTGGGACGGCATTTCTAGCCAAAGATCGTCGATCTCCCACCCTTAAATATTGTGTTGTTAAGCAATTTCAACCCTCCTCAGATTTCAATTCTCAACAATTAGCAACAGCACAAATGCTATTTGAACGAGAAGCTCATGTGTTGGAACAGTTGGGCAATACACATCCCCAAATTCCCGATTTATTTGCCTATTTTCCCTTAGAAGCACCGGGATGGCATTCCTCGAAACCCCAACAATTTTTTTATATTGTTCAAGAATATATTAATGGCGAAAACTTAGAAACGGAACTCGCTGCAAAAGGACAATTTTCAGAAGCAGAAGTTCAAGAAGTGTTAGAAGAAATTCTCAAAATTCTGGAATTTGTTCATGATCATGATGTGATTCATCGAGATATTAAACCCTCTAATATTATGCGGGATTATCAAGGTCGTTTACATTTATTAGATTTTGGGGCGGTTAAACAAGTCACCCAAAGTCCGGGGGGAACCTCGACGGGAATTTATTCATTAGGGTTCGCTCCCCCTGAACAAATGCGAGGATATACGGTCTTTCCTTCAACAGATTTATATGCGTTGGCGGCAACTTGTCTGGTATTATTAACCGGAAAAGAACCCCAAGAGTTATTTGATAGTTATAGTGATCAATGGCGATGGAAACAATTTGTTTCGGTTTCCGATGAATTAGCTGCAATTTTAGATAAAATGTTATTACCGACACCGAGCGATCGCTTTGGTTCCGCTCCCCAAGTTTTAAGTGCTTTAAATCCCCCTTCTATTCTAGCCATTCCTCAACCTTCCCCAGTTCCATCTCCTGTGGTTTCTCCTCGCACAACCCAACTACAACCTGCTGTCAGTAATCGTTTTGCTTCTCCCTTAGAATTGCTATCGGGTGCGGCGTTTACCGGGTTTGAATTAGGGGTTTTCAGTTGCTTAGGATTTGCCTTATTTAAGGTTTTTAATATTAACCCTATTCTACTATTAGTTTTAATTTTAGTCGGTTTGAGTGGATTAATATTGGCTCAATATCACCATTGGATTGAAAGAGGAATTGATTTTATTATTATCCCTTTTATATCGATTGGAATTTTATATTTTATTTTATTAAAACTCAAATTTTATTTGATTTTAATCATAGTTCCTTTAATAACGGCTATATTCGCTGTGGCTGTCACCGCTTTATTTCGGTTAGTTTATCTGATTCTACAGCGAATTTTATAA